In the genome of Coraliomargarita algicola, one region contains:
- a CDS encoding helix-turn-helix domain-containing protein, with protein sequence MDLTAFADRRLWDLIDHVSFWVKDRAGCFVWVNRNLAEQAQASRAAIIGTKDSDWFFNELADVYMDDDFTVLKTQQAIINKPELVMSADGEVVWHATSKFPYVDVSGAVAGTYGMSQPMVALGDLPAEYVDLSLIVSYAREHLTAGVTVEAMARKANMSLSTLERTVARHLKITPLKLLQRMRMHRARHLLTTSHLKVGEIALDCGYESFSSFSRAFRQSYGCAPGRLRSASWKPAS encoded by the coding sequence ATGGATTTAACTGCATTTGCCGACCGCAGACTTTGGGACTTAATCGATCATGTGTCTTTCTGGGTGAAAGACCGTGCGGGCTGCTTTGTGTGGGTGAATCGAAACTTGGCCGAGCAGGCGCAGGCATCGCGCGCGGCTATTATAGGCACGAAAGACAGTGACTGGTTCTTTAACGAGCTCGCCGATGTTTATATGGACGATGATTTTACTGTGCTCAAGACGCAGCAAGCGATTATCAATAAGCCAGAGTTGGTGATGAGTGCTGATGGTGAAGTGGTCTGGCATGCGACCAGCAAATTTCCTTATGTAGACGTGAGTGGAGCGGTGGCGGGCACTTATGGTATGAGCCAGCCAATGGTGGCGCTCGGGGATCTGCCTGCGGAATATGTAGATTTATCTTTAATCGTCAGCTATGCGCGTGAGCATTTGACTGCTGGGGTGACGGTAGAGGCCATGGCGAGGAAGGCGAACATGTCGCTTTCGACTCTAGAACGGACTGTGGCGCGACATCTTAAAATCACGCCTTTGAAATTACTGCAGCGTATGCGGATGCATCGTGCGCGGCATTTACTGACGACTTCGCATCTCAAAGTTGGCGAGATTGCCTTGGACTGTGGCTATGAGAGCTTTTCGTCGTTTTCGCGTGCCTTTAGGCAATCTTATGGATGTGCGCCTGGTCGTTTGCGATCAGCATCTTGGAAACCCGCTTCATGA
- a CDS encoding abscisic acid-deficient protein Aba4 family protein has translation MPIWLIELVGARDLDAAFLLITLMTAPCWIAMIVFPQARYVRRLAQPWIVVPLYTVVLVLLMWKSYQAALLPEVVSTASYEAARSFAKHPIAFLVLFCNLQIINLFMGVMIYQKAMRSGFRAPVELTLCCFLGALALIPFSLRLMLRRQAVL, from the coding sequence ATGCCTATTTGGTTAATCGAGTTAGTGGGTGCACGCGATTTGGATGCGGCGTTTTTGCTGATCACATTGATGACGGCTCCATGTTGGATTGCGATGATCGTGTTTCCCCAGGCACGTTATGTGCGTCGACTGGCGCAGCCCTGGATTGTGGTGCCACTGTATACTGTGGTGTTGGTGTTGTTAATGTGGAAGTCGTATCAAGCGGCGCTGCTGCCGGAAGTGGTTTCGACTGCGAGCTATGAGGCCGCACGCAGCTTTGCGAAGCATCCGATTGCCTTTCTTGTGCTGTTCTGCAATTTACAGATAATCAATTTGTTTATGGGCGTAATGATATATCAAAAAGCGATGCGCAGTGGTTTTCGTGCGCCAGTGGAGTTGACGCTCTGTTGCTTCCTCGGGGCCCTGGCCTTGATACCGTTTAGTCTACGATTGATGCTTCGGAGGCAGGCGGTATTATGA
- a CDS encoding GTP-binding protein has translation MSDAAPLVYLVLGIPNSGRREVIFDLIEGGIPNSEQVLYFRPEGEAACTHDEQIEALDNVNVVSWKLKDSKVTHGKITAAPEKIIFLAPGLSDPADCAEAIKAWTDHNHCQIARVLTVVHCHFLSEQTVAKAWFDACIHFSDVVLLNRREEAGNKWVKDFETSYKKACNPARFIMVKKGRVSNPAEVLDPEPRRVSLYFDELIPIEDDEFEDEHQPDDLKPDMYIERLESGQRAKPIPEIGKFLK, from the coding sequence ATGTCCGACGCAGCACCACTCGTTTATTTAGTCCTTGGCATCCCGAACTCAGGGCGCCGCGAAGTCATTTTCGACCTGATCGAAGGTGGCATTCCTAACAGCGAGCAAGTGCTCTACTTCCGCCCCGAAGGCGAAGCGGCCTGCACGCACGACGAGCAGATCGAAGCACTGGACAACGTCAATGTCGTGAGCTGGAAGCTCAAAGACAGCAAAGTCACCCATGGCAAAATAACCGCCGCGCCCGAAAAGATCATTTTCTTAGCGCCCGGACTCAGCGATCCCGCCGACTGTGCGGAAGCCATCAAAGCGTGGACTGACCACAATCATTGCCAAATCGCGCGCGTGCTCACGGTGGTGCACTGCCACTTTCTCTCCGAGCAGACCGTCGCCAAGGCCTGGTTTGACGCCTGCATCCACTTCTCAGACGTCGTCTTACTCAACCGCCGCGAAGAAGCTGGCAACAAGTGGGTCAAAGATTTCGAAACCTCGTATAAAAAGGCCTGTAACCCGGCCCGCTTCATCATGGTGAAAAAAGGTCGCGTCAGCAATCCCGCTGAAGTGCTCGATCCCGAACCACGCCGCGTTTCGCTCTACTTCGATGAACTGATCCCCATTGAAGACGACGAGTTCGAAGACGAGCACCAGCCCGACGACCTCAAGCCCGACATGTATATCGAGCGCCTAGAGAGCGGCCAGCGCGCCAAACCGATCCCCGAGATCGGGAAATTCCTCAAGTAG
- a CDS encoding metallophosphoesterase codes for MTDLELGMTDLASRSRGGHIWKWAALLGLGIVLYVAWRNYLYIQEGMLAPNFTIIHQAYDFNLFELPVILLVVAALCLGLAVTWTSSRRSLIWVAGLYAFLGLDLFALRYYVTYVEPERLVVRHVRLETPKLDQSVRILHIADIQAGSIGEYQEAIFDQIESLQPDLIINTGDFLQVVPPATFESEWPKLHALIKRVNPRLGTYAVFGDTERELYRYQPEALKPLVMLSSREQRIGVGSGVINLHGLSLYQSKSGEWAMRSVEQWLEKSDPNDFRILFGHAPDYALSVAEAPIDLCLAGHTHGGQVKLPFYGPLVIDSEVPKEWAQGFRRVGIPYLNVSAGAGSNRQHSLPPIRFNCPTEMTLIELVPMRSIR; via the coding sequence ATGACGGATTTGGAATTGGGAATGACGGATCTGGCCTCACGTTCGCGTGGGGGGCATATTTGGAAGTGGGCGGCTTTGTTGGGCTTAGGGATCGTGCTCTATGTGGCCTGGCGTAATTATCTCTACATTCAGGAAGGGATGTTGGCGCCGAATTTTACCATTATTCACCAAGCCTATGATTTTAACTTGTTTGAGTTGCCGGTAATTTTGTTGGTGGTGGCGGCACTGTGCTTAGGCTTGGCAGTGACATGGACCAGCTCGCGGCGTTCGTTGATTTGGGTGGCTGGACTTTATGCCTTTCTCGGGCTGGATCTTTTCGCCTTACGCTATTATGTGACCTATGTGGAGCCGGAACGCTTAGTGGTGCGGCATGTGCGCTTGGAAACGCCGAAGTTGGATCAATCGGTGCGGATTCTGCATATTGCGGATATTCAAGCTGGTTCTATCGGGGAGTATCAGGAGGCAATTTTTGATCAAATCGAGAGTTTGCAGCCGGATTTAATTATTAATACCGGAGATTTCTTGCAAGTCGTGCCACCGGCTACTTTTGAGAGTGAATGGCCGAAGTTGCATGCCTTGATTAAACGAGTGAATCCGCGCTTGGGCACGTATGCAGTGTTTGGGGATACGGAACGTGAACTGTATCGCTATCAGCCGGAGGCCTTGAAGCCCTTGGTTATGCTTTCTTCACGTGAGCAGCGAATTGGGGTCGGCTCGGGGGTAATTAATTTGCATGGTTTGAGCCTGTATCAGTCTAAGTCGGGCGAGTGGGCGATGCGCTCGGTGGAGCAATGGCTCGAAAAGTCGGACCCTAATGATTTTCGGATATTGTTTGGGCACGCGCCTGACTATGCGCTCTCGGTGGCTGAAGCACCGATTGACTTGTGCCTGGCAGGGCATACGCATGGGGGACAAGTGAAGTTGCCCTTTTATGGGCCCCTGGTGATCGATAGCGAAGTGCCCAAGGAGTGGGCGCAAGGCTTCCGCCGAGTGGGCATTCCTTATTTAAATGTCTCTGCGGGGGCAGGTTCGAACCGTCAACATAGTCTGCCGCCGATACGCTTTAATTGCCCCACCGAAATGACGCTCATCGAATTGGTGCCGATGCGTTCAATCCGTTAA
- a CDS encoding ABC transporter ATP-binding protein — protein sequence MLNVGRSMFNILGMTDLLKVSDLRIAFHSRGETNEVVHGIDFTVQAGGQTVAILGESGSGKSVSCMALTQLLPTAPSCTVSGGILFKGQDVLQMNADAIRQVRGRGIAYIFQEASSSLNPVFTVGYQIAEAVKLHRPDLEDVKGRVVELLELVGIRDAAKRYKAYPHEMSGGMQQRVMIAMALACEPDLLVADEPTTALDVTIQAQIMQLLRELRAKLGMSIILITHNFGIVKGFADEVIVMYRGDIVEQGAVDAVLSDPQHPYTKALIACIPKLGQKQHRLTTIEKEMA from the coding sequence ATGTTGAACGTTGGACGTTCGATGTTCAATATTCTTGGTATGACCGATCTGCTCAAAGTCTCCGACCTACGAATCGCTTTTCACTCGCGTGGCGAGACCAACGAAGTGGTGCACGGCATCGACTTTACGGTGCAGGCAGGCGGGCAGACGGTGGCGATCTTAGGCGAGAGCGGTAGCGGCAAGAGTGTTAGCTGCATGGCTTTGACTCAACTTTTACCGACGGCGCCCAGTTGCACGGTGAGCGGGGGGATTTTGTTTAAGGGCCAAGATGTGCTGCAGATGAATGCCGACGCGATTCGTCAGGTGCGTGGCCGGGGGATCGCTTATATTTTCCAAGAAGCTTCTTCTTCGCTGAATCCTGTTTTCACTGTCGGCTATCAAATCGCGGAGGCGGTCAAACTCCATCGTCCAGATCTTGAAGATGTCAAGGGGCGTGTCGTGGAGTTACTAGAGTTGGTTGGGATTCGTGATGCCGCCAAGCGCTACAAGGCGTATCCGCATGAAATGAGCGGCGGCATGCAGCAACGTGTGATGATCGCTATGGCGCTCGCCTGCGAGCCAGATCTATTGGTGGCGGATGAGCCCACCACCGCGCTTGATGTGACGATTCAAGCGCAGATTATGCAGCTGCTACGTGAATTGCGGGCGAAGCTCGGCATGAGTATCATATTGATCACTCACAATTTTGGCATCGTCAAAGGCTTCGCCGACGAAGTGATCGTGATGTATCGTGGTGACATCGTCGAGCAGGGCGCCGTGGATGCGGTCTTGAGCGATCCGCAGCACCCTTATACCAAGGCCTTGATTGCCTGTATCCCGAAGCTTGGACAAAAGCAGCACCGCTTGACCACGATTGAAAAAGAAATGGCGTAG
- a CDS encoding phosphoribosylaminoimidazolesuccinocarboxamide synthase produces MPKQALQKVEGLPYPLVAAGKVREVFDMGDALLMVATDRVSAFDVVMNEGLAGKGILLTQISLYWFARAGAVTPHHLVDDHDARIAELGKTYPELQYRSMIVKKLTPLPIEAVVRGYLSGSGWKAYRESGKLFEYSMPADLQESSRLPKPVFTPTTKAASGHDMPIDCADAAKLIGEDLFQRVHDLSLALYNMGVERADAADIILADTKFEFGTDAQGKLYLIDEILTPDSSRYWPKEGYAPGGAQPSYDKQFVRDYLESLDWDKTPPPPALPERVLAGTLERYIEAYTKITAV; encoded by the coding sequence ATGCCCAAGCAAGCACTCCAGAAGGTGGAGGGCTTGCCCTATCCGCTGGTGGCGGCAGGAAAAGTGCGCGAAGTTTTCGATATGGGGGACGCGCTGCTCATGGTGGCGACCGACCGTGTGTCGGCCTTTGACGTGGTCATGAATGAAGGCTTGGCCGGTAAGGGCATTTTACTGACACAGATTAGTCTCTATTGGTTCGCGCGGGCTGGGGCGGTGACACCGCATCATTTGGTGGATGACCATGATGCACGCATTGCTGAACTGGGTAAAACATACCCAGAGCTGCAGTACCGTAGTATGATTGTTAAGAAGCTGACGCCGCTGCCGATTGAGGCGGTGGTGCGCGGATATTTGTCGGGTTCGGGGTGGAAGGCCTACCGGGAGTCGGGTAAGCTCTTCGAGTATAGCATGCCAGCGGATTTGCAGGAGAGCAGTCGTTTGCCCAAGCCTGTCTTTACGCCGACTACGAAGGCGGCCAGTGGGCATGACATGCCGATTGATTGTGCGGATGCGGCTAAGCTAATTGGCGAAGATCTCTTCCAGCGTGTGCATGACCTGAGCCTCGCGCTTTATAATATGGGCGTGGAGCGTGCGGACGCGGCGGATATCATACTGGCAGATACGAAGTTTGAGTTCGGAACGGATGCGCAGGGAAAGCTATATCTAATTGATGAAATTCTCACGCCTGACTCCTCGCGCTATTGGCCGAAAGAGGGCTATGCGCCTGGCGGTGCGCAGCCTTCCTACGACAAACAGTTTGTGCGCGATTATTTAGAGTCGCTGGATTGGGACAAGACGCCACCGCCGCCCGCGTTGCCAGAGCGGGTGCTTGCTGGCACCTTGGAGCGCTATATTGAAGCGTATACTAAAATCACAGCCGTTTAG
- a CDS encoding sugar phosphate isomerase/epimerase family protein produces MSRKVTLFTGQWADLPLDDLLPLVKKMGYDGVELACWGDHFEVARALKEDGYIASIWEKLQANGLSCYALSNHLVGQAVCDRIDERHQAILSPEIWGDGDPEGVRQRAAEEMKATARAARKFFDARPDESVIAPVVNGFTGSSIWHALYAFPPTSQAYLEKGYQDFAERWIPILDVFEEVDVNFALEVHPTEIAFDIASSERALAAVNGHQRFGFNYDPSHLGYQGVDYVKFIRQFADRIYHAHMKDAWWGHGDGTVGVFGGHTDFTDARRHWDFRSLGHGDIQFEDIIVALNDIGYAGPLSVEWEDGRMDRIHGGTEAAAFVKKLDFKPNAIAFDAAFDKKNQ; encoded by the coding sequence ATGAGTCGAAAAGTTACCCTCTTTACCGGCCAGTGGGCTGACCTGCCGCTGGATGACCTACTTCCCCTCGTCAAAAAAATGGGCTACGATGGTGTGGAACTCGCCTGCTGGGGCGACCATTTCGAAGTCGCACGTGCCCTGAAAGAAGACGGCTACATCGCCTCGATTTGGGAGAAGTTACAAGCCAACGGCCTGAGCTGCTACGCCCTCTCCAATCACTTGGTGGGCCAAGCGGTCTGCGATCGTATCGACGAACGTCACCAGGCGATTCTCTCGCCAGAGATCTGGGGCGACGGCGATCCAGAGGGCGTGCGCCAACGTGCGGCCGAAGAAATGAAGGCCACTGCACGCGCTGCGCGTAAGTTCTTTGACGCTCGCCCGGACGAATCCGTGATCGCCCCGGTCGTGAATGGCTTCACGGGCTCCTCCATCTGGCACGCGCTGTATGCCTTCCCGCCCACCTCGCAGGCGTATTTAGAAAAAGGATACCAAGACTTCGCCGAGCGCTGGATTCCGATCCTGGACGTTTTCGAAGAGGTCGACGTCAATTTCGCACTCGAAGTGCACCCCACCGAAATCGCCTTTGACATCGCCTCCTCCGAACGTGCACTGGCCGCGGTCAATGGGCACCAGCGCTTTGGTTTCAACTACGACCCCAGCCACCTCGGCTATCAGGGCGTGGATTACGTAAAATTCATTCGTCAATTTGCTGACCGCATCTACCACGCGCACATGAAGGACGCCTGGTGGGGCCACGGCGATGGCACAGTTGGCGTCTTCGGTGGCCACACCGATTTCACCGATGCACGTCGCCACTGGGACTTCCGTTCGCTCGGTCACGGTGACATTCAGTTTGAAGACATCATCGTTGCGCTCAACGACATCGGCTACGCCGGCCCACTCTCGGTGGAATGGGAAGACGGCCGCATGGATCGCATCCATGGCGGCACCGAAGCCGCTGCCTTCGTCAAGAAGCTCGACTTCAAGCCCAATGCCATCGCCTTCGACGCCGCCTTTGACAAAAAGAATCAGTAA
- the aroC gene encoding chorismate synthase, with protein sequence MGNSFGTLFRISTWGESHGGGIGVVIDGCPPRLPLSVEEIQFELDRRRPGQSEITTPRKESDTAEMVSGIYEGQTTGTPIGIYVPNGDHRPSAYAEMKDKFRPSHADFTYQTKFGIRNHEGGGRSSARETIGRVAAGAIAKKILKLAGDIEVRAYITRVHDIEMPALDHFPSLEEVEASPVRCPHPATAELMVERIKAMRNEGDSVGGVIECRVRNLPVGLGVPVFDRLEADMAKAMLSIPATKGFEIGSGFDGSRMQGSEHNDIFINKDGKVGTATNRSGGVQGGISNGEELVFRIAFKPTATLIQKQATVDKDGKETELMGRGRHDPCVVPRAVPIVESMAALVLVDHWMRHKAQCQSFDFESK encoded by the coding sequence ATGGGTAATTCTTTTGGCACACTATTTCGTATTTCCACTTGGGGCGAGAGCCACGGCGGAGGCATCGGCGTTGTAATCGACGGCTGCCCGCCGCGTCTGCCTCTATCGGTCGAAGAAATACAATTCGAACTCGATCGTCGCCGTCCAGGACAGAGTGAAATCACCACCCCGCGCAAGGAAAGCGACACCGCAGAGATGGTATCCGGCATCTACGAAGGTCAAACAACGGGCACTCCGATTGGCATCTACGTGCCCAATGGTGACCACCGCCCCTCCGCCTACGCGGAAATGAAGGATAAGTTCCGCCCCTCACACGCGGACTTCACCTACCAAACCAAATTTGGCATTCGCAACCATGAAGGCGGCGGACGCTCCTCAGCCCGCGAAACCATCGGTCGTGTGGCCGCGGGGGCCATCGCCAAGAAGATCCTCAAGCTCGCGGGCGACATCGAAGTGCGCGCTTACATCACCCGCGTGCACGACATCGAAATGCCCGCCCTGGATCATTTCCCAAGCCTCGAAGAAGTCGAAGCCAGCCCCGTGCGCTGCCCTCACCCCGCGACAGCCGAACTAATGGTCGAGCGCATCAAAGCCATGCGCAACGAAGGCGACTCCGTCGGCGGCGTCATTGAATGCCGGGTCCGCAACCTACCCGTCGGCCTCGGCGTGCCCGTCTTTGACCGGCTCGAAGCTGACATGGCCAAGGCCATGCTCTCCATCCCCGCAACTAAGGGCTTCGAAATCGGCAGCGGCTTCGACGGCTCCCGCATGCAGGGCTCCGAGCACAACGATATTTTCATCAATAAAGATGGCAAAGTCGGCACCGCCACCAACCGCTCCGGCGGTGTGCAAGGCGGCATCAGCAATGGCGAAGAACTCGTCTTTCGCATCGCCTTCAAACCGACTGCGACCCTCATTCAAAAGCAGGCCACCGTCGACAAGGACGGCAAGGAAACCGAGCTCATGGGCCGCGGTCGCCACGACCCCTGCGTCGTGCCACGCGCCGTACCAATCGTCGAGTCGATGGCCGCACTGGTCCTTGTCGACCACTGGATGCGCCACAAAGCGCAATGCCAAAGCTTCGATTTCGAAAGCAAATAA
- a CDS encoding Gfo/Idh/MocA family protein: protein MTLNRKIRMGMVGGGQGAFIGAIHRIAAGIDGQIELVCGAFSSDAERALASGKELFLPEARCYSDFETMMSAEAQLPEGERMDFVAIVTPNHVHFPVAKAALEAGFHVLSDKPATLNLAEAKELAQIVARTGLKYGLTHNYTGYPMVQQAREMVQSGQLGKLRKVVVEYPQGWLATPIEQDGQKQATWRTDPKRSGAAGCIGDIGTHAENLAEFITGLQIKELAADLTAFVDGRLLDDDGNILLRFEGGAKGILHASQISAGEENALNIRIYGETGGLEWHQMEPNTLLVKHLDAPTQIYRTGGGYLGESATAHSRTPAGHPEGYLEAFANIYRNFAADIAAELSGAEAPAYAKEYPSIQDGVRGMAFIEAVVQSSQNNAAWTPLSI from the coding sequence ATGACACTTAATCGTAAAATCCGCATGGGCATGGTCGGTGGCGGCCAAGGTGCCTTCATTGGCGCCATCCACCGCATCGCCGCTGGCATTGATGGTCAAATCGAACTCGTCTGCGGCGCCTTCAGCTCCGACGCCGAACGCGCACTCGCCTCGGGCAAAGAACTTTTCCTACCAGAGGCGCGTTGCTACAGCGACTTCGAAACAATGATGAGCGCCGAGGCACAACTGCCCGAAGGCGAGCGTATGGACTTCGTCGCCATCGTCACGCCCAACCACGTGCACTTCCCCGTGGCCAAGGCGGCCTTGGAAGCTGGCTTCCATGTGCTCTCCGACAAGCCAGCCACACTCAACTTGGCGGAAGCCAAAGAACTGGCCCAAATCGTTGCCCGAACAGGCCTCAAGTATGGGCTCACCCACAATTATACAGGCTACCCCATGGTCCAACAGGCCCGCGAAATGGTCCAGAGCGGTCAACTCGGAAAATTGCGCAAGGTGGTAGTCGAATACCCACAAGGCTGGCTGGCCACTCCGATCGAGCAAGACGGTCAAAAGCAAGCCACATGGCGCACCGATCCCAAACGCTCGGGCGCCGCAGGCTGTATCGGTGACATCGGCACCCACGCCGAGAATCTGGCCGAGTTCATTACCGGCCTACAAATTAAAGAACTCGCCGCCGACCTCACCGCCTTTGTCGATGGACGCCTATTGGACGACGACGGCAACATCTTACTCCGCTTCGAAGGGGGCGCCAAGGGCATCCTGCACGCCTCACAGATTTCAGCCGGCGAGGAAAACGCGCTCAACATCCGCATCTACGGTGAAACGGGCGGCCTGGAATGGCATCAAATGGAGCCGAACACGCTGCTAGTCAAACACCTGGATGCGCCCACCCAAATCTATCGCACCGGTGGTGGCTATTTAGGCGAAAGCGCCACCGCTCACAGCCGCACCCCAGCGGGCCATCCGGAAGGTTACCTCGAAGCATTCGCCAATATTTATCGCAACTTCGCTGCCGACATCGCAGCAGAGCTCTCTGGTGCTGAGGCTCCAGCCTACGCCAAAGAATATCCTAGCATCCAAGACGGTGTTCGCGGCATGGCCTTTATCGAGGCAGTCGTCCAGAGCTCTCAGAACAATGCAGCCTGGACTCCGTTGAGCATCTAA
- a CDS encoding ABC transporter permease, with protein sequence MQLLWKLFKEVFRRPLGIISASVLILLYAAAIFADLLAPYATNEQDLERTYHPPTAIFFGEGGLRVQAYELVDPTEARYQAIEGESYPLQLFARGFEYRLFGIIPTDRHLFKVADDAGPVYLLGSDSTGRDVFSRLVFGSRVSLFIGLLGITITTVLGFLVGGLSGYFGGRADFLAMRFVEFMMAMPGLYLLLALRSALAPHFASDQMFFVIVVILALIGWAGTARILRGMTLSIRQNQYVMAAESMGQSPFVILRKHILPNLVSYLLVAATLSIPGYVLGEAALSFLGLGIQEPSASWGLMLSQAQDVKVFYLNFWWLLSPGFAIFVTVIAYNMLGDVLRDIVDPKMQTR encoded by the coding sequence ATGCAGTTACTTTGGAAATTATTTAAAGAAGTCTTCCGTCGTCCACTCGGAATCATATCCGCCAGTGTGCTGATTTTGCTCTATGCCGCGGCGATCTTCGCCGATCTACTGGCGCCCTATGCCACCAACGAGCAAGACCTGGAGCGCACATACCATCCTCCCACAGCTATCTTTTTCGGAGAGGGTGGCCTGCGTGTGCAGGCTTACGAACTGGTCGATCCTACCGAGGCACGCTATCAAGCGATCGAGGGGGAGTCTTATCCCTTACAGTTATTTGCGCGTGGTTTTGAATATCGCTTGTTTGGTATCATTCCCACCGATCGACACTTGTTTAAAGTAGCTGACGATGCGGGGCCGGTCTATTTGCTGGGGAGCGATTCCACCGGACGCGACGTCTTTTCGCGCCTCGTCTTCGGCTCGCGGGTCTCGCTCTTCATCGGTCTGCTTGGCATTACTATCACCACCGTGCTCGGCTTTCTGGTGGGGGGGCTCAGCGGCTACTTTGGAGGCCGTGCTGATTTCCTGGCCATGCGCTTTGTTGAGTTTATGATGGCGATGCCGGGCTTGTATCTCTTGCTGGCCTTGCGTTCTGCCCTCGCGCCGCACTTCGCTTCTGATCAAATGTTTTTTGTGATCGTTGTGATCCTCGCGCTGATCGGATGGGCGGGCACCGCACGCATCTTGCGCGGCATGACGCTTTCAATCCGGCAGAACCAATACGTAATGGCGGCCGAAAGTATGGGGCAGTCGCCCTTCGTTATCCTGCGCAAGCATATCTTGCCCAACCTTGTCAGTTATCTGCTGGTGGCGGCGACGCTTTCCATTCCCGGCTATGTGCTCGGCGAGGCCGCGCTGTCTTTTCTCGGGCTTGGCATTCAAGAGCCGTCCGCCTCTTGGGGCTTGATGCTTTCGCAGGCGCAAGATGTGAAAGTGTTTTATCTTAACTTTTGGTGGCTACTGAGCCCAGGCTTCGCCATCTTTGTCACTGTGATCGCCTACAACATGCTCGGCGACGTGCTGCGCGATATTGTGGATCCGAAAATGCAAACCCGGTGA
- a CDS encoding response regulator transcription factor has protein sequence MTQLLDAPKSATNSAAELNIEMKKVIVIEDQTIMRDLICQLVESYENMEIIAQSGDGAEGYELCLEHMPDLVILDIMLPNLNGSEVLRRLKAKNPKINILVFSAASSNSMVNRLLKSGVTGYIEKDAGLAELEKAIDLVADGRSYFSPRVVDAMRELMVSGGQDDSLESLTTREREIVQLIAESYSNKEIAAKLGMSVRTADTHRTNIMKKLDLHDVAALTRWAIANKLVDPAGGDMSTAEL, from the coding sequence ATGACTCAGCTATTGGATGCTCCAAAGTCCGCCACAAACAGTGCGGCAGAACTAAATATTGAAATGAAAAAAGTAATCGTCATCGAAGACCAAACAATCATGCGCGACCTCATATGTCAGCTGGTTGAAAGCTATGAAAACATGGAGATCATAGCGCAATCGGGCGACGGAGCTGAAGGCTATGAGCTCTGCCTCGAACATATGCCCGACTTGGTCATCCTCGACATCATGCTCCCGAATTTAAATGGCAGCGAAGTGCTACGCCGATTGAAAGCGAAAAACCCCAAGATCAACATCCTGGTATTCTCTGCAGCCTCGTCCAACTCCATGGTCAATCGCCTACTCAAGTCCGGCGTCACTGGCTACATCGAAAAAGATGCGGGCCTCGCTGAGTTGGAAAAAGCGATCGACCTCGTGGCCGACGGGCGCTCCTACTTCAGCCCACGCGTGGTCGATGCGATGCGCGAACTCATGGTCAGCGGTGGTCAAGATGATTCACTGGAATCGCTCACCACCCGCGAGCGCGAGATCGTACAACTGATCGCCGAAAGTTACAGCAACAAAGAGATCGCCGCCAAACTTGGAATGAGCGTGCGCACCGCAGATACGCACCGCACAAACATCATGAAGAAACTCGATCTCCACGACGTCGCTGCACTCACTCGCTGGGCGATTGCCAATAAACTAGTCGACCCCGCAGGCGGCGACATGAGCACGGCCGAACTCTAG